In Streptomyces sp. SLBN-118, the following are encoded in one genomic region:
- a CDS encoding M1 family metallopeptidase, translated as MSRALRQLALPAAAALLACSACTGSTPTGKPVSRTPASPGAAGVADALFPQLGNGGYDVAHYALTLTYQPDENMLKATAVITARATQSLSSFNLDLHGLAVRKTTVNKHAAQSVRHGDELVVTPSAPVSRGQKFTTVIAYDGVPKTIEDSHGATEGWMETDDGAVGLGEPTGSMAWFPGNHHPSDKATYDITITVPATLKAISNGTLKHRATKGEWATYAWSSPEPMPSYAATVAVGDFDISETASGGLPVHVATDPDEKAKAQRIPSLVREATAWAVTRFGLYPFTSTGAIVDHFPELDYALETQTRPYFHKAPDDKLVVHEIAHQWFGNSVTPRSWKDMWLNEGFATYAEWLWEEEQGGNTAQETFDAFYDGTHPESDGTWDFPPAAPPNAEQVSDPPVYGRAAMTLHQVRKAVGDKIFFSILRTWTRDHRHGSVQSADFIDLCHEKSGLPLDALFNDWLYKPGKPPRTRP; from the coding sequence GTGTCCCGCGCACTGCGGCAGTTGGCTCTGCCGGCTGCTGCCGCCTTGCTGGCCTGCTCGGCCTGTACCGGGTCGACGCCGACAGGCAAACCCGTCTCCCGCACCCCCGCATCACCGGGTGCAGCCGGCGTCGCCGATGCGCTCTTTCCCCAGCTGGGCAACGGCGGGTACGACGTGGCCCACTACGCCCTCACGCTCACCTACCAGCCCGACGAGAACATGCTGAAGGCCACAGCGGTGATCACTGCGCGGGCCACACAGTCGCTGAGCTCCTTCAACCTGGATCTGCACGGACTGGCCGTACGTAAAACCACGGTCAACAAGCACGCGGCACAGAGCGTGCGCCACGGCGACGAGCTGGTGGTGACGCCATCTGCCCCTGTCAGCCGAGGCCAAAAATTCACCACCGTGATCGCCTACGACGGAGTGCCGAAAACCATCGAGGACTCGCATGGGGCGACGGAAGGCTGGATGGAGACGGACGACGGCGCGGTCGGACTCGGAGAACCCACCGGATCCATGGCCTGGTTCCCCGGCAACCATCACCCCTCCGACAAGGCCACCTATGACATCACCATCACCGTCCCCGCCACATTGAAGGCCATCTCCAACGGCACACTGAAACACCGCGCAACGAAGGGTGAGTGGGCGACGTATGCGTGGAGCAGCCCGGAACCCATGCCGAGTTATGCCGCCACCGTTGCGGTCGGCGACTTCGACATCAGCGAAACCGCGAGCGGCGGCCTGCCCGTGCACGTGGCCACAGACCCAGACGAGAAAGCCAAGGCACAGCGCATACCCTCGCTGGTGCGCGAAGCGACTGCTTGGGCCGTCACGCGGTTCGGCCTCTATCCGTTCACGTCCACCGGTGCCATCGTCGACCACTTCCCCGAACTGGACTACGCGCTCGAAACACAGACCAGGCCCTACTTCCACAAGGCCCCGGACGACAAGCTGGTCGTCCATGAGATCGCTCACCAGTGGTTCGGCAACTCGGTCACGCCCCGCTCGTGGAAGGACATGTGGCTCAACGAAGGCTTCGCTACCTATGCAGAATGGCTGTGGGAAGAAGAACAGGGCGGCAACACGGCCCAGGAGACCTTCGACGCCTTCTATGACGGCACCCATCCGGAGAGCGACGGCACCTGGGACTTCCCCCCAGCAGCACCACCCAATGCGGAACAGGTATCTGATCCGCCGGTCTACGGCCGAGCAGCCATGACCCTGCATCAAGTCCGCAAAGCAGTAGGCGACAAGATTTTCTTCTCTATCCTGCGAACCTGGACTCGAGATCACCGGCACGGAAGCGTCCAGTCAGCAGACTTCATTGACTTGTGCCACGAAAAGTCCGGGCTACCCCTCGACGCTCTGTTCAACGACTGGCTCTACAAGCCGGGAAAGCCACCTCGGACACGGCCTTGA